The Vicia villosa cultivar HV-30 ecotype Madison, WI linkage group LG1, Vvil1.0, whole genome shotgun sequence genome includes a region encoding these proteins:
- the LOC131635515 gene encoding delta-1-pyrroline-5-carboxylate dehydrogenase 12A1, mitochondrial has translation MMNLFLTRAARVSSLTKHNAVAAFNSSRCVHSLPIPATVEAEEISGAKPAEVLNLVQGKWIRSSNWNTILDPLNGEPFIKVAEVEESGIQPFVESLSSCPKHGLHNPFKAPERYLLYGDITTKAAHMLSLPKVTDFFAKLIQRVSPKSYQQAFSEVFVTQKFLENFCGDQVRFLARSFSVPGNHLGQQSHGFRWPYGPVAIITPFNFPLEIPVLQLMGALYMGNKPVLKVDSKVSIVMEQMLRLLHSCGLPTEDVDFINCDGKTMNKLLLEGNPRMTLFTGSSRVAEKLAGDLKGRVKLEDAGFDWKILGPDVHQEDYIAWVCDQDAYACSGQKCSAQSLLIMHENWSKTSLVSKLKELAERRKLADLTIGPVLTFTTDALLEHTKNLLAIPGSKLLFGGQPLEDHSIPQIYGAIKPTAVYVPLEEIVKDKNYDLVTKEIFGPFQVVTDYKNHQLPIVLEALEKMHAHLTAAVVSNDPLFLQEVIGNTVNGTTYAGLRARTTGAPQNHWFGPAGDPRGAGIGTPEAIKLVWSCHREVIYDYGPVSKGWEIPSST, from the exons ATGATGAACCTTTTCCTTACCAGAGCCGCTAGGGTTTCTTCTCTTACCAAACACAATGCTGTTGCTGCTTTCAATTCTTCTCg GTGTGTCCATTCATTACCAATTCCCGCCACAGTAGAGGCAGAGGAGATATCTGGTGCAAAGCCTGCTGAAGTTTTGAACTTGG TGCAGGGTAAATGGATTAGATCATCAAACTGGAATACAATTCTGGATCCTTTAAATGGAGAGCCATTTATTAAAGTTGCTGAAGTTGAGGAATCAGGCATTCAG CCCTTTGTGGAAAGCTTGTCCAGCTGTCCCAAACATGGTTTACACAATCCCTTTAAGGCACCAGAGAG ATATCTTTTGTATGGAGACATAACTACTAAGGCAGCTCACATGCTATCACTCCCTAAG GTTACAGATTTCTTTGCAAAGCTAATCCAGAGAGTTTCTCCAAAGAGTTATCAGCAGGCTTTTTCTGAAGTTTTTGTGACACAAAAGTTTCTAGAGAATTTCTGCGGAGATCAG GTTCGCTTCCTGGCTAGGTCTTTTTCAGTACCTGGAAATCATCTTGGACAGCAAAGTCATGGTTTTCGTTGGCCATATGGTCCG gtggcAATTATTACTCCTTTTAATTTCCCCCTAGAGATTCCAGTCCTTCAACTAATGGGTGCACTTTATATGGGCAACAAGCCAGTCCTTAAAGTCGATAGCAAG GTGAGCATTGTTATGGAACAAATGCTGCGCCTTCTTCATTCCTGTGGCTTACCTACAGAAGATGTAGACTTCATAAATTGTGATGGAAAGACAATGAACAAGCTGCTGCTAGAG GGAAATCCAAGAATGACCCTTTTCACTGGTAGTTCAAGAGTGGCAGAGAAGTTGGCTGGTGACTTGAAGGGCCGTGTTAAATTAGAAGATGCTGGGTTTGACTGGAAAATATTGGGCCCTGATGTtcatcag GAAGATTACATTGCATGGGTATGTGACCAGGATGCATATGCATGCAGTGGTCAAAAGTGCTCAGCACAATCGTTGTTAATTATGCACGAG AACTGGTCCAAGACTTCCTTGGTATCTAAGTTGAAAGAACTTGCTGAGCGAAGAAAGCTAGCAGACTTGACAATTGGCCCAGTCCTTACT TTTACAACTGATGCATTGCTAGAGCACACAAAAAATTTACTTGCGATACCAGGATCAAAGCTGCTCTTTGGTGGTCAGCCTTTGGAGGACCATTCAATTCCACAAATTTATGGTGCTATTAAACCAACTGCAGTTTATGTTCCTCTTGAGGAAATTGTGAAGGATAAGAATTATGATCTTGTGACAAAGGAAATATTTGGTCCTTTTCAG GTTGTTACTGACTACAAAAACCATCAACTACCTATTGTGTTGGAGGCTTTGGAAAAAATGCACGCACACTTAACTGCCGCTGTAGTTTCAAACGATCCCCTATTCTTACAA gaagtgattGGGAATACAGTAAATGGCACTACTTACGCAGGTCTAAGAGCAAGAACAACTGGAGCTCCACAAAACCATTG GTTTGGACCTGCTGGTGACCCTAGAGGTGCAGGAATTGGAACACCTGAGGCTATAAAACTTGTATGGTCTTGCCATAGAGAAGTGATTTATGATTATGGACCAGTATCAAAGGGTTGGGAAATTCCTTCTTCAACATGA